One Bosea sp. 685 DNA segment encodes these proteins:
- a CDS encoding L-threonylcarbamoyladenylate synthase produces MPDQRVTQRLDDSEAGIASAAALLCAGKLVALPTETVYGLAADATSGAAVAGIYAAKERPSFNPLIAHLPDLAAAQRQGLFDANALALARAFWPGPLTLVVPVSSGCSVSELARAGLATLALRVPSHPVARAILQAAGRPIAAPSANRSGRVSATSAAHVLADLDGRIDAVLDGGPTKVGVESTIVACLDGAPRLLRPGGVPSAAIEGVIGRSLVLAGESGAAPISPGLLASHYAPAAGVRLDAEGPRDGEAWLGFGPEPATLSPATLQLNLSPAGDLMEAAANLFGYLRQLDMAAPATIAIAAIPLHGLGEAINDRLRRAAAPR; encoded by the coding sequence GTGCCCGATCAACGCGTCACGCAGCGGCTGGACGACAGCGAGGCCGGCATCGCCTCTGCCGCCGCATTGCTGTGCGCCGGCAAGCTCGTGGCGCTGCCGACGGAGACGGTCTACGGGCTGGCGGCGGACGCGACCTCGGGCGCAGCGGTCGCCGGCATCTACGCCGCCAAGGAACGGCCGAGCTTCAACCCGCTGATCGCGCATCTGCCCGATCTCGCTGCCGCCCAGCGGCAGGGCCTGTTCGACGCCAATGCCTTGGCGCTGGCGCGCGCCTTCTGGCCGGGCCCGCTGACGCTGGTGGTGCCGGTCTCGAGCGGCTGCAGCGTCAGCGAGCTGGCGCGGGCGGGGCTTGCGACGCTGGCGCTGCGCGTGCCGTCGCACCCGGTCGCGCGGGCGATCCTGCAAGCGGCGGGGCGGCCGATCGCTGCCCCCTCTGCCAACCGCTCCGGCCGGGTCAGCGCCACCAGCGCCGCGCATGTGCTGGCCGATCTCGATGGGCGCATCGATGCGGTGCTCGACGGCGGCCCGACCAAGGTCGGCGTCGAATCGACCATCGTCGCCTGCCTCGATGGTGCGCCGCGCCTGCTGCGCCCCGGCGGCGTGCCGAGCGCCGCGATCGAGGGCGTGATCGGGCGCTCGCTCGTGCTTGCCGGCGAATCCGGAGCCGCACCGATCTCGCCGGGTCTGCTGGCCTCGCATTATGCTCCCGCCGCCGGCGTCAGGCTCGACGCGGAAGGGCCGCGCGATGGCGAGGCCTGGCTCGGCTTCGGGCCCGAGCCAGCCACGCTGTCGCCGGCGACGCTCCAGCTCAATCTCAGCCCGGCGGGCGATCTCATGGAGGCCGCAGCGAACCTCTTCGGCTATCTGCGCCAGCTCGACATGGCCGCGCCAGCGACCATCGCCATCGCGGCGATCCCGTTGCATGGGCTGGGCGAGGCGATCAACGACCGACTGCGGAGAGCCGCCGCGCCGCGCTGA
- a CDS encoding LysR family transcriptional regulator, whose product MNSNLAWDDFRLIKAITDHDGLTGAANALGVNHSTVFRRLGQIEEQLGLPLFERRKTGYVATVAGTEMSALANRMDEDVTAFGLRLAGRDVAPSGEVRVTTTDTLYLNVLLPIFAAFRLAHPLIRLDIVIGNQTLNLSKRDADVAIRANDSPGETLVGRRLATLNWAIYGRAGDGLTPAEQADPKALFQRDWVALGDQLGYVKAARYVRERVAPERIALKSSAVLGMTEAVEQGFGIGPLPCFIADQRPGLIRLMPPDPEFSTGLWILTHPDIRHAPRVRAFMDFCGNELAKKRGLIEGMG is encoded by the coding sequence ATGAATTCCAATCTCGCCTGGGACGATTTCCGCCTGATCAAGGCGATCACCGACCATGACGGGCTGACGGGCGCGGCCAACGCGCTCGGCGTCAATCATTCCACGGTCTTCCGCCGCCTCGGCCAGATCGAAGAGCAGCTCGGCCTGCCTTTGTTCGAACGCCGCAAGACCGGCTATGTCGCGACCGTCGCCGGCACCGAAATGTCGGCGCTTGCCAACCGCATGGACGAGGACGTCACCGCCTTCGGCCTGCGCCTGGCGGGGCGCGATGTCGCGCCGTCGGGCGAAGTGCGCGTGACCACGACCGACACGCTCTATCTCAATGTCCTGCTGCCGATCTTCGCCGCCTTCCGCCTGGCGCATCCCTTGATCCGCCTCGACATCGTCATCGGCAACCAGACGCTGAACCTGTCGAAGCGCGACGCCGATGTCGCGATCCGCGCCAATGACTCGCCGGGCGAGACCCTGGTCGGGCGCCGGCTCGCGACCCTGAACTGGGCGATCTATGGCCGCGCCGGAGACGGGCTGACGCCGGCCGAGCAGGCCGATCCGAAAGCGCTCTTCCAGCGCGATTGGGTCGCGCTTGGCGACCAGCTCGGCTATGTGAAGGCCGCCCGCTATGTCCGCGAGCGCGTCGCGCCCGAGCGGATCGCCTTGAAGAGCTCGGCCGTGCTGGGCATGACCGAAGCGGTCGAGCAGGGCTTCGGCATCGGCCCCCTGCCCTGCTTCATCGCCGATCAGCGGCCGGGCCTGATCCGCTTGATGCCGCCCGACCCGGAATTTTCGACCGGCCTGTGGATCCTGACCCATCCCGATATCCGGCACGCGCCAAGGGTGCGCGCCTTCATGGATTTCTGCGGCAACGAACTGGCGAAGAAGCGCGGGCTGATCGAGGGGATGGGGTAA
- a CDS encoding type II toxin-antitoxin system RelE/ParE family toxin, whose protein sequence is MVGAAELPPVPVVFYRTQMGNEPVRDWLRDLDTDDRRAIGLDLMRVQTGWPIGMPLCRSLGAGLWEFRSSLPIG, encoded by the coding sequence ATGGTCGGCGCTGCGGAATTGCCTCCTGTTCCGGTTGTCTTCTACCGCACGCAAATGGGAAACGAGCCCGTTCGCGATTGGCTTCGGGACCTCGACACGGATGACCGCCGGGCGATCGGTCTCGATTTGATGCGTGTGCAAACCGGCTGGCCCATCGGCATGCCGTTGTGCCGTTCGCTTGGAGCGGGGCTCTGGGAGTTCCGTTCGAGCCTGCCGATCGGCTGA
- a CDS encoding helix-turn-helix domain-containing protein produces the protein MTKPWFEGSSLDEFLKEEGVYDAFKAIAEKEAISWQLTEAMRAQNLSKTRMAELMHTSRTQVDKLLNPKDGNVTIETLRKAAAVLGKRVEFKLV, from the coding sequence ATGACGAAGCCATGGTTCGAAGGATCGTCCCTGGACGAATTTCTCAAGGAAGAGGGCGTCTATGACGCGTTCAAGGCGATCGCGGAGAAGGAGGCCATCTCCTGGCAGCTTACCGAAGCGATGAGGGCTCAGAACCTATCGAAGACGCGGATGGCCGAATTGATGCACACGAGCCGGACGCAGGTCGACAAGCTGCTCAACCCCAAGGACGGCAACGTCACGATCGAGACCTTGCGCAAGGCCGCCGCCGTTCTCGGCAAGCGGGTCGAGTTCAAGCTGGTTTGA
- a CDS encoding DJ-1/PfpI family protein produces the protein MHVVMLLYPRLTQLDLTGPFEVFARFRELELHLVWKTAEPVRDGGGLTMLPSTTFAACPQADILFVPGGPGQAALMEDEETLAFLRRQASSARYVTSVCTGSLVLGAAGLLKGYRATCHWLSLPQLGLFGVEPVAERVVRDRNRVTGAGVTSGIDFALSLMADVFGEERARKVQLQMEYDPQPPFPGGSPASAPPELVAAVTQDAAKWLSDREQIARRVAATLA, from the coding sequence ATGCATGTCGTGATGCTGCTTTATCCCCGCCTGACCCAGCTCGACCTGACCGGCCCCTTCGAAGTCTTCGCCCGCTTCCGCGAGCTCGAACTGCATCTGGTCTGGAAGACGGCGGAGCCGGTCAGGGACGGCGGCGGCCTGACGATGCTGCCGAGCACGACCTTCGCGGCCTGCCCGCAAGCCGACATCCTGTTCGTGCCCGGCGGCCCCGGCCAGGCCGCGCTGATGGAGGATGAGGAGACGCTCGCCTTCCTGCGCCGGCAGGCTTCGTCGGCGCGCTATGTCACTTCCGTCTGCACCGGCTCGCTGGTCCTGGGGGCGGCTGGCCTGCTCAAGGGCTACCGCGCCACATGCCATTGGCTCTCGCTGCCGCAGCTCGGTTTGTTCGGCGTCGAGCCGGTGGCGGAGCGCGTCGTTCGCGACCGCAACCGCGTCACCGGCGCGGGCGTGACCTCAGGCATCGATTTCGCGCTCAGCCTGATGGCCGATGTCTTCGGGGAGGAGCGCGCCCGCAAGGTCCAGCTCCAGATGGAATACGACCCGCAGCCACCCTTCCCCGGCGGCTCGCCGGCAAGCGCTCCGCCCGAGTTGGTCGCTGCTGTGACGCAGGACGCGGCGAAGTGGCTGAGCGACCGGGAACAGATCGCGCGGCGAGTGGCTGCCACCCTGGCCTGA
- a CDS encoding MDR family oxidoreductase — MTTFKALVATKGETGPNLAFSDFAESDLMEGDVTVRVTHSTVNYKDGLAITGKAPVVRRWPMIPGIDFSGRVETSDHPDFKPGDLVILNGWGTGETHLGAYAQKSRVKGDWLVPLPAGMNPGEAMAIGTAGYTAMLCVLALEKHGLKPADGPVVVTGAAGGVGSVAIALLAKAGWHVIASTGRPEEADYLKSLGAAEIIDRNELSVAGRPLGKERWIAGVDAVGSHTLANLLSMTRYGGAIAACGLAQGMDLPTSVMPFILRGVALFGVDSVMCPKPRRLEAWARLATDLDRDALAKITTTIPLESVIETGKAIIEGKVRGRVVVEVG; from the coding sequence ATGACCACGTTCAAGGCCCTTGTCGCGACCAAGGGCGAGACTGGCCCCAACCTCGCCTTCAGCGATTTCGCCGAGAGCGATCTGATGGAGGGCGATGTCACCGTCCGCGTCACGCATTCGACGGTGAACTACAAGGACGGCCTCGCCATCACTGGCAAGGCCCCGGTGGTGCGGCGCTGGCCGATGATCCCCGGCATCGACTTTTCCGGCCGGGTCGAGACCTCCGACCACCCCGATTTCAAGCCGGGCGACCTCGTCATCCTGAATGGCTGGGGCACGGGTGAGACGCATCTGGGCGCCTACGCCCAGAAGAGCCGCGTCAAGGGCGATTGGCTGGTGCCGCTCCCGGCCGGCATGAACCCGGGTGAGGCGATGGCGATCGGCACCGCCGGCTACACCGCGATGCTCTGTGTGCTGGCGCTGGAGAAGCATGGCCTCAAGCCGGCTGACGGTCCGGTCGTGGTGACGGGTGCCGCCGGTGGCGTCGGCTCGGTCGCGATCGCGCTGCTTGCCAAGGCCGGCTGGCATGTCATCGCCTCGACTGGCAGGCCCGAGGAGGCGGACTATCTGAAGAGCCTGGGCGCGGCCGAGATCATCGACCGCAACGAATTATCGGTCGCAGGCCGCCCGCTCGGCAAGGAGCGCTGGATCGCCGGTGTCGACGCGGTCGGCTCGCACACGCTCGCTAATCTGCTGTCGATGACCAGATATGGCGGCGCCATCGCCGCCTGCGGACTGGCGCAGGGCATGGACCTGCCGACATCCGTCATGCCCTTCATCCTGCGCGGCGTCGCTTTGTTCGGCGTCGATTCGGTGATGTGCCCGAAACCGCGCCGGCTCGAGGCTTGGGCAAGGCTCGCGACCGATCTCGATCGCGACGCGCTGGCGAAGATCACCACCACAATCCCGCTGGAGAGCGTGATCGAGACCGGCAAGGCGATCATCGAGGGCAAGGTGCGCGGGCGGGTCGTCGTCGAGGTGGGGTGA
- a CDS encoding MFS transporter, translating to MSAEPATSEKSTRSYAPEVIVAAGCLIAMITFGPRASAGLFQIPMTLEFGWGRDTFSIAIAIQNLLWGLGAPFAGAVADRFGTVRVLCFGAVLYAAGLVVMAYAATPLTLHLGAGVLIGFGLSACSFNLVLAAFGKLLPESWRPMAFGAGTAAGSFGQFLFPPIGNILIEQIGWHQALVVFAGSVLLVMPFAFMLATRKDGVIQPSATANLPGQSIKQALTEAFKHRSYVLLVLGFFTCGFQLAFITAHMPAYLKDVGMAAWVGGWTLAVIGLANAVGSLCSGWLSTRMPKRHLLAWIYLGRSVAIAAFILLPPSPATALAFGAVIGLFWLSTIPPTSSLVMLMFGTKYMAMLYGFAFFSHQVGGFLGVLLGGVLYEATGSYQIVWWLSIALGIASALINLPIIEKAVERPLAQPA from the coding sequence ATGAGCGCTGAGCCTGCCACGAGCGAAAAGTCCACGCGCAGCTACGCTCCGGAGGTCATCGTCGCCGCCGGCTGCCTGATCGCCATGATCACCTTCGGCCCGCGCGCCAGCGCAGGGCTGTTCCAGATCCCGATGACGCTGGAATTCGGCTGGGGCCGCGACACCTTCAGTATCGCAATCGCGATCCAGAACCTGCTCTGGGGCCTGGGCGCGCCCTTCGCGGGCGCGGTCGCAGACCGTTTCGGCACGGTGCGCGTGCTCTGCTTCGGCGCCGTGCTCTATGCGGCGGGCCTTGTCGTGATGGCCTATGCCGCCACGCCGCTGACCCTGCATCTGGGCGCCGGCGTGCTGATCGGTTTTGGCCTCTCGGCCTGTTCCTTCAACCTCGTGCTCGCCGCCTTCGGCAAGCTCCTGCCCGAATCCTGGCGGCCGATGGCCTTTGGCGCCGGCACGGCGGCGGGCTCCTTCGGCCAGTTCCTGTTCCCGCCGATCGGCAACATCCTGATCGAGCAGATCGGCTGGCATCAGGCGCTCGTCGTCTTCGCCGGCTCGGTTTTGCTGGTGATGCCCTTCGCCTTCATGCTGGCGACGCGCAAGGACGGCGTGATCCAGCCCAGCGCGACCGCGAACCTGCCGGGACAGTCGATCAAGCAGGCGCTGACGGAGGCCTTCAAGCACCGCTCCTATGTCCTGCTCGTGCTCGGCTTCTTCACCTGCGGTTTCCAGCTCGCCTTCATCACCGCCCATATGCCGGCCTATCTCAAGGATGTCGGCATGGCGGCCTGGGTCGGCGGCTGGACGCTGGCCGTGATCGGGCTCGCCAATGCGGTCGGCTCGCTCTGCTCGGGCTGGCTTTCGACGCGTATGCCCAAGCGCCATCTGCTGGCCTGGATCTATCTCGGCCGTTCGGTCGCGATCGCCGCCTTCATCCTGCTGCCGCCGAGTCCCGCGACAGCGCTGGCTTTTGGCGCCGTCATCGGCCTGTTCTGGCTCTCCACCATCCCGCCGACCTCCTCGCTGGTGATGCTGATGTTCGGCACGAAATACATGGCGATGCTCTATGGCTTCGCCTTCTTCTCGCATCAGGTCGGCGGCTTCCTCGGCGTGCTGCTCGGCGGGGTGCTCTACGAGGCGACCGGCTCCTACCAGATCGTCTGGTGGCTCTCGATCGCACTCGGCATCGCCTCGGCCCTGATCAACCTGCCGATCATCGAAAAGGCCGTCGAGCGGCCGCTGGCGCAGCCGGCGTGA
- a CDS encoding cell wall hydrolase: MRLRRRTRRIGSLGVKWALATVAPWALSAGVLVSFTASAGQNYGPDSLPYSAIQRAAPAFDSALEEGPSMLVAGSAFRLPGVALSSAIRQAHLSFDDPERLVAIDPRQPRDDMKHSVSGFPEVDRTAKGDPLPGLRPGLSVLPAGELERVVFGDTQPRLISGGFSLDAQRAAEAVDGPQIGFEPSANEEGLTDPAMADASPSSQHRLITSPRQAELHLESIDGSTPSVSGRAASSSSTPSVHYNVATLATPVSPAPPAALTRPNLVAKAPNATSTIGKGDPGPQISYAGLIAPGETARQQRCLAEAVYFEARSESNEGRAAVAQVVLNRVKSGLYPDNVCGVVYQNASRYLACQFTFACEGKSLRITEPAPWHDAVRIAREVYEGTTYLPEVGGSTHYHANYVRPYWAKKLKKMDTIGQHVFYQLRPGQT; encoded by the coding sequence GTGCGTTTGCGCAGGCGTACGAGGCGGATCGGTTCGCTCGGGGTGAAATGGGCCTTGGCCACGGTGGCGCCATGGGCGCTTTCGGCTGGCGTTCTGGTCTCCTTCACCGCCTCGGCCGGCCAGAATTACGGCCCCGACTCGCTGCCCTATTCAGCGATCCAGCGCGCCGCGCCCGCTTTCGATTCGGCGCTTGAGGAAGGCCCCTCGATGCTGGTCGCGGGCAGCGCCTTCCGGCTGCCCGGCGTTGCCCTGTCCTCGGCGATCCGGCAGGCGCATCTCTCCTTCGACGACCCCGAACGGCTCGTCGCGATCGATCCGCGCCAGCCCCGCGACGACATGAAACATTCGGTCTCGGGCTTCCCGGAGGTCGACCGCACCGCCAAGGGCGATCCGCTGCCCGGCCTGCGGCCAGGCCTCTCAGTGCTGCCGGCGGGCGAGCTTGAACGCGTCGTCTTCGGCGACACCCAGCCCCGCCTGATCTCGGGCGGCTTCTCGCTCGACGCCCAGCGCGCGGCGGAAGCCGTCGACGGGCCGCAGATCGGTTTCGAGCCGTCGGCGAATGAGGAAGGGCTGACCGACCCGGCGATGGCGGACGCCTCACCGAGCTCGCAGCACCGCCTGATCACCTCGCCGCGCCAGGCCGAATTGCATCTGGAAAGCATCGACGGCTCGACGCCATCCGTGTCCGGGCGCGCCGCCAGCAGTTCCTCGACGCCATCCGTGCATTACAATGTCGCGACGCTCGCCACGCCGGTCTCACCCGCGCCGCCTGCGGCGCTGACGCGACCCAATCTCGTCGCCAAGGCACCGAACGCGACCAGCACCATCGGCAAGGGCGATCCCGGCCCGCAGATAAGCTATGCCGGCCTGATCGCTCCGGGCGAGACGGCGCGCCAGCAGCGCTGCCTGGCGGAGGCGGTCTATTTCGAGGCGCGCTCGGAATCGAATGAGGGCCGCGCCGCCGTGGCGCAGGTCGTGCTCAACCGGGTCAAGAGCGGGCTCTACCCCGACAATGTCTGCGGCGTGGTCTACCAGAACGCCAGCCGCTACCTCGCCTGCCAATTCACCTTCGCCTGCGAGGGCAAATCGCTGCGCATCACCGAGCCCGCGCCCTGGCACGACGCGGTCCGCATCGCCCGCGAGGTCTATGAAGGCACGACCTATCTGCCAGAGGTCGGCGGCTCCACGCATTATCACGCCAACTATGTGCGGCCCTATTGGGCGAAGAAGCTGAAGAAGATGGACACGATCGGCCAGCACGTTTTTTATCAGCTGCGGCCTGGGCAGACTTGA
- a CDS encoding S24 family peptidase: protein MELILSEEAADLARRLDDTIERAGGRPTIAKRTGIPVTSLDRYCRQQSEPPATRIGLIAQACGVTTDYLILGAANRPLVMEQSIAHPDLDDDVVMIPLLDVVASAGSGIENGRPYEIRRLPFPRPLLQRYRLREQYARFLELRGDSMLPTFRDGSIGLIDVSYTRASDEGVYILIVGNDVRAKRVRLGWNGAIQLISDNPVYPDEQLAPPDAEALRVAGKLVWAGGEI, encoded by the coding sequence TTGGAGTTAATTCTGAGCGAGGAAGCAGCAGATCTGGCGCGACGACTCGACGACACCATCGAGCGGGCAGGCGGGCGACCAACAATCGCAAAGCGTACCGGCATCCCGGTCACGTCGCTCGATCGCTATTGCCGTCAGCAGTCAGAACCGCCGGCCACTCGAATTGGATTGATTGCCCAGGCATGCGGTGTGACTACCGATTACCTCATTCTTGGGGCTGCAAATCGGCCACTTGTGATGGAGCAGTCTATTGCCCACCCAGATCTGGATGATGATGTCGTCATGATTCCGCTGCTGGATGTGGTCGCCAGCGCTGGAAGTGGAATTGAGAATGGCCGCCCGTACGAAATCAGGAGGCTGCCGTTTCCGCGTCCCTTGCTTCAGCGGTACCGGCTCAGGGAGCAGTACGCCCGCTTTCTGGAGCTGCGCGGCGATAGCATGCTCCCAACTTTCCGGGATGGATCTATCGGACTGATTGACGTGAGCTATACCCGCGCCAGTGATGAAGGCGTCTATATTCTGATCGTCGGTAACGATGTCCGCGCCAAGCGCGTGCGTCTGGGCTGGAATGGGGCGATTCAGCTGATTTCGGACAATCCGGTCTATCCGGATGAGCAACTCGCCCCGCCCGATGCGGAGGCGCTGAGGGTTGCAGGAAAACTCGTTTGGGCAGGGGGTGAGATATGA
- a CDS encoding transcriptional regulator, with the protein MASNWTKQQILFALRERGTTAAELASKAQMSRFTVYGGLERPYPKVHDLISEALSMPRQAIWPEFYDANGERSGLISNPRAA; encoded by the coding sequence ATGGCGAGCAATTGGACCAAACAGCAGATCCTTTTCGCGCTCCGCGAGCGTGGAACCACTGCGGCCGAACTGGCCTCCAAGGCGCAGATGAGCCGGTTCACCGTTTATGGCGGCCTGGAGCGCCCTTACCCCAAGGTTCACGACCTCATTTCTGAGGCGCTGAGCATGCCACGTCAGGCCATCTGGCCGGAATTCTACGACGCCAACGGCGAGCGCAGCGGCCTGATCAGCAATCCGAGGGCTGCCTGA
- a CDS encoding ParB/RepB/Spo0J family partition protein produces MDLLAAVTAGSPMFLADLAVIDTSDRLRPVTSENAQLTAASMSETGQIAPIVVRVHPTGNGLKLIAGGRRCAGAAILGWEQIAAVLVECTDDEARLIEIDENLAREELNPLDRAYFLAERKRVYEALNPEAGHGKAKKPKTEKGKVANLATFLSFAKDAAKQTGLAPRTIRLACQLANSLSPDAVALIRGKDIARNQSQLQALAALEPSDQVKVAREIAEGRAANFAKARVSAGMVPAGGVVRAVETPLMKMEPIVFRMSLSELQALYGMVGGRIAALTPAPKPAKVKKGSNA; encoded by the coding sequence ATGGATCTTCTCGCCGCTGTGACGGCCGGCTCGCCGATGTTCTTGGCTGACCTGGCCGTAATCGACACTAGTGATCGGCTGCGTCCGGTCACATCTGAGAATGCGCAGCTGACCGCCGCGTCCATGAGCGAGACCGGCCAGATCGCTCCCATCGTGGTGCGGGTGCACCCCACCGGCAATGGCCTCAAGCTGATAGCAGGTGGTCGCCGCTGCGCCGGCGCAGCCATTCTCGGTTGGGAGCAGATTGCGGCCGTTCTGGTGGAATGCACCGACGACGAGGCGCGCCTGATCGAGATTGATGAGAACCTTGCCCGCGAGGAGCTGAACCCACTCGATCGGGCTTACTTCCTGGCAGAACGCAAACGCGTCTACGAGGCGCTCAACCCCGAGGCCGGGCACGGCAAGGCGAAGAAGCCGAAGACCGAAAAAGGAAAAGTGGCAAACTTGGCCACTTTTCTATCCTTCGCCAAAGACGCAGCCAAACAGACTGGCCTCGCTCCCCGCACGATCCGCCTCGCGTGTCAGCTTGCTAATTCCCTTTCTCCCGACGCGGTCGCGCTGATCCGGGGCAAGGATATCGCCCGCAACCAGTCGCAGCTGCAGGCACTCGCCGCGCTCGAACCGTCCGACCAGGTCAAGGTCGCACGCGAGATTGCGGAGGGCCGAGCAGCCAATTTCGCCAAGGCTCGCGTCAGCGCCGGCATGGTTCCAGCCGGCGGCGTTGTTCGTGCAGTCGAGACGCCGCTGATGAAGATGGAGCCGATCGTGTTCCGCATGTCGCTCTCCGAGCTGCAGGCGCTCTACGGCATGGTCGGGGGGCGCATCGCGGCGCTCACGCCAGCTCCCAAGCCCGCCAAGGTCAAGAAGGGCTCCAACGCGTGA
- a CDS encoding transposase, which yields MKLWLTSSEIAELALPGMPATRQNVVAMAEREDWARFSAWCRPRAGRGGGLEYHINLLPVAARMAYLGADAPQPPAGEALQAAPEPPPGTARAATLQLDARLAVLGALKAFLRSADMKQTLAIGHFVDLYNLDRIDVPTWARALLPRLAPRTVLRWFAAAKDGETERLAIDKGAARRGQGVLDAAFDGEIKHFAIAVHSFNDLYTARQLHETLQQEFGARLAAIGLSLPGLRAFEMKFQAWKQEFSAGLLQMMDPDGFRSKMRVSGSYAHMAPHLNALWQIDASPVDALCVDGRHSIYVCIDIWSRRISLFVSKTPRSEAVQLLMRKAILAWGVPDAVKTDNGSDFVARATVRLFAKLQIEAIRSDAFAPWQKGVVERNIRTFQTDCSRMLPGFVGHSVAHRKKIEGRKAFAQRLGQDEAAAFSVSMTGEELQAICDHWAADIYAHHEHGGIGRMTPFARAASSTRTIRTVDADALATLLMQAPDAHGLRRYGKEGVRVAGFHYLAPGILPGETVFVRMDPADAGTVWLFDETGETFRARGRNARLANIDPAELIAETKAAQKRLIDESMVDVKAMAKKRVTKSTVLEHRLALAAEKSSNLVAFPQRSEIHTTPALDAGLEIAAMRRGDAPIAAPLSDAAAKVHRELLEAPAIAARSDGKVTALRQSETPRQRFRKAMAIEAAIAAGEPVATEQALWLGSYQTSGEYRSERDFHTEFGEAASR from the coding sequence GTGAAGCTCTGGCTGACCTCCTCCGAAATCGCCGAACTCGCATTGCCCGGCATGCCGGCGACACGCCAGAACGTCGTCGCCATGGCCGAGCGCGAGGATTGGGCGCGCTTCTCGGCCTGGTGCCGGCCGCGCGCCGGTCGCGGCGGCGGGCTGGAGTATCACATCAACTTGCTGCCGGTAGCGGCGCGCATGGCCTATCTCGGCGCTGATGCACCTCAGCCACCGGCCGGAGAGGCGCTCCAGGCGGCACCGGAGCCGCCGCCTGGCACCGCGCGCGCCGCCACGCTGCAGCTCGATGCGCGCCTTGCCGTTCTCGGCGCGCTCAAGGCCTTCCTGCGCTCAGCCGACATGAAGCAGACGCTGGCCATCGGCCATTTCGTCGACCTCTACAACCTCGACCGCATCGACGTACCGACCTGGGCGCGGGCGCTGTTGCCCCGGCTAGCGCCCCGTACTGTGCTGCGCTGGTTCGCCGCCGCCAAGGACGGCGAGACCGAGCGCCTGGCGATCGACAAGGGGGCAGCCCGGCGCGGCCAGGGCGTGCTCGACGCCGCTTTCGACGGCGAGATCAAGCATTTCGCCATCGCGGTGCACTCCTTCAATGATCTTTATACAGCGCGACAGCTCCACGAGACGCTTCAGCAGGAGTTCGGCGCGCGCCTTGCCGCGATCGGGCTATCTTTGCCCGGCCTGCGCGCCTTTGAGATGAAATTTCAGGCCTGGAAGCAGGAATTCAGCGCCGGCCTGCTGCAGATGATGGACCCGGACGGGTTCCGCTCGAAGATGCGGGTCTCGGGCTCCTATGCCCATATGGCGCCGCATCTCAATGCGCTCTGGCAGATCGACGCCTCGCCAGTCGATGCGCTCTGTGTCGATGGTCGGCATTCGATCTATGTCTGCATAGACATCTGGTCGCGCCGCATCTCGCTCTTCGTCTCGAAGACGCCCCGTTCGGAAGCGGTTCAGCTCCTGATGCGCAAGGCGATCCTTGCCTGGGGCGTGCCTGACGCGGTGAAAACCGACAACGGCTCGGACTTCGTCGCCCGCGCCACGGTGCGCCTGTTCGCGAAGCTCCAGATCGAGGCAATCCGGTCGGATGCCTTCGCGCCATGGCAGAAGGGCGTCGTCGAGCGCAACATCCGCACCTTCCAGACCGATTGCTCGCGCATGCTGCCCGGCTTCGTCGGGCACAGCGTCGCGCATCGCAAGAAGATCGAGGGACGCAAGGCCTTCGCCCAGCGTCTCGGCCAGGACGAGGCCGCTGCCTTCTCCGTCTCGATGACGGGCGAGGAGCTGCAGGCGATCTGCGATCACTGGGCCGCCGACATTTACGCCCATCACGAACATGGCGGCATCGGCAGGATGACGCCCTTCGCTCGCGCGGCGTCCTCGACACGCACGATCCGCACCGTCGATGCAGACGCGCTCGCCACGCTGCTGATGCAGGCGCCCGATGCCCACGGCCTGCGCCGCTACGGCAAGGAGGGCGTGCGCGTCGCCGGCTTCCACTACCTGGCGCCAGGCATCCTGCCTGGAGAGACCGTCTTCGTGCGGATGGACCCGGCCGACGCCGGAACCGTCTGGCTCTTCGACGAAACAGGCGAAACCTTCCGGGCCAGGGGCCGCAATGCCCGACTGGCCAATATCGATCCTGCCGAGCTGATCGCAGAGACGAAGGCCGCGCAGAAGCGGCTCATCGACGAGAGCATGGTCGATGTGAAGGCCATGGCGAAGAAGCGGGTGACGAAGAGCACCGTGCTGGAACACCGGCTGGCGCTGGCCGCCGAGAAGTCCAGCAACCTCGTCGCTTTCCCACAGCGCTCCGAGATCCACACCACGCCCGCGCTGGATGCCGGACTGGAGATCGCGGCCATGCGCCGGGGTGATGCACCGATTGCAGCGCCGCTCTCTGACGCCGCCGCCAAGGTCCACCGCGAGTTGCTGGAAGCGCCGGCCATCGCCGCCCGTTCGGACGGCAAGGTCACGGCACTGCGCCAGTCGGAGACACCGCGCCAGCGCTTCCGCAAGGCCATGGCGATTGAGGCCGCCATCGCTGCCGGAGAGCCTGTCGCGACCGAACAGGCGCTCTGGCTCGGCTCCTACCAGACGAGCGGTGAATACCGCTCGGAACGGGACTTCCACACCGAATTTGGAGAGGCGGCGTCGCGTTAG